The nucleotide sequence TGAAATCTGTGTTCTGTGAACTGCTACAGTTGTATGTTTCCTTATAATAAACTctaaaagatgttttaaataacaaaccAACATAAACCAACCTTTAATTCTTCACTCGTTGTATTACCGTCCTTACGATGTACTGTTTACATATGCAAATTCTTTATTATAGTATACAATACCTTCCTTATTGCTCCACCTATAATTAGTTGCTCAATTGCTCAAATTATTCTGCACTGTGGaaatgcacttctggttggaTGCTAACTGTATTTCGTTGCTGTGTATctacatgtgcagtgacaataaagtttaatctaattgttattattactattattattactttaattaGGTATTTAACCTCATGTCTTCTTGAGTTGaataaatgtacaatataaTAATTCTTCACAATAATTGTTACACTGAAAACTGGGGCCAAAATTGTACCAAGTAAATCTTAACACGTGGCCAAGAAATCTCTCAGGAAGCCAATTACAATATACATTCTGACCAGGAAGAACATAAAGAGGAACATTGTGTGGAAAATAAGGATATCTAATTTAAAGTTACCTACCTGCCATTATACAACTATTCTTACAAAATTATAACAATGTTGCTGCGAAAGAGAGGAAATTTCCTGAAATATAAACTCACATATTTCTAAGACTATTCTCTATTTTATTGAAAAGATCAAAACACTATTATTAGTAGTCTTTCTCATCAGGCtgcttttaagaaataaaatttttttagtaAAGTAAGTTATTATTGAAGTAGATTCAGGCTAGAGGGTAAGTTAGCGAGTGAAACGTTTACAAAGAAACCAATGGACCACTAAGTTCctctcatttctttattttcttgaaaaataataacagagTGAACAGGATTAAACCACAGATATCTTTAACTTCTAAGATGCATTAGAATTTAAATGTGGCTAGCTAGGCTAACGCGTAAAACTGTTTGACGATCTGAGGTAAGTTAGCACAGcggctgttttgtttttgctgtctagctaattttgttagctaaacttatgctaaataaaaacatggatTTAATTAGTCGTTGTATTCTGTGTTATATAAGGCCGCGTTACCGTTTCTGGTAATAATTACTTTATGTTTATTAACTATTTAATACATAAGGAAAACTGTGTTTTATCACTTTAACATCTGGCCAGTTTACTTCACTCGCACCACTTTACAAACTTTAGCGGTTCTGGTCTTGTCACTAAATCGATTTATTTGAGTGTCTCTTGAGATTCCACTCGCTTTTATgaacaaatgtgttttaaaatgttttttatttattatttgtatttgcatttgcatttaaaaagatccatacataaagaaataattcggaaattcttttatttaaaaaataaatcacatttaaattatttattcatttatctttttaaccATCACgctcattttataataaatattatgtttaaatCTGTATAAACCTGTTTTGTTTATGGATTGGAAGGGAACGTGTGTGTCGTCATCATTCTGCGCGCTGCCTGTGAAAGTGTCGTCATCAGCGGGCGCCGCAGTCAAAAATGGCagcttgtttgtgtttataacaTGTTCCCGTTGACGCGTTAGAGGTTTAGATAAAGTATTACAGCATGTCTGACGAGGAGAAGAGTGAAGGGAGGAACTTCTTCATGACCTACAGCGACAGCAGtgagagcagcagcagcagcagcgagTCGGAGGACGGAGGGCAGAGACCACcgcggaagaagaagaaggagctCGATGCGGGGACAGCGGGAGCCTCCGGCGGGGAGCAGAGAGCCGGGAGCGGGGGAGCCCCGTTACCCAGACCGGACGAGCTGTTCCGCTCGGTGTCCCGGCCCGCCTTCCTCTACAACCCGCTGAACAAACAGATCGACTGGGAGAGCCGCATCGTTAAAGCTCCTGAGGAGGTGAGTGGAGAggaaaagaacacacacacacttacacacattagtgatggtcgttcatgaacggttggttctttttgaacgaatctttaacatgactcagatgaacgagtcgtctcggagTGTGATTCGTTTATGttctattgggcgcgcatgcgcaaagcatctcCAACCCTCCGTATGtgatacaggaaacagaaatgaatcGTTACCTTCGAGTCGGTTCCGAGTCGTTCGgttttttgtcacgtgactcccatagacgctatgcggtgcaatagattaaaaaaacaaacgacTCCGactggaatatatatataaaggtgagctgatcattctgtttattataatatgtccttagttacattgtaatatttacattactggaactatagtcAGTAtttagacgtattgggggtatttttattgaaaatgcaacattttattttatttctgatcaaaagaacgaaatgaactgaAAGACTCATaaaaaagattcattcattttgatgaacgagattcaaagaaccgagtcactaaaatgattcaaacttcccatcactaacacacataagataaaatataagatgagataaacctttattagtttttgccaaatttgttttgccacggcagcataaagtaaaataaaataaaaatagggggaaaaaatgaataaaataaaataaaaaatactaacaggataaatgtatactatacaatcatacagtactgtaacatctgtgtgtgtgtgtgtgtgtgtgtgtgtgtgtgtgtgtgtcacatcactttcttatttcttgtacaattctaaaaaaaatattaatggaaaatagattaaaaagtgcaaaaagaaggtttatttattattatatatgttctgattatctgttcttatttagttatttattgttgatggttaaagagtctgtagaaacagttaaaatgttaaatctaataataatctgatctgatattcaatgtaatcagtgatataataataataataattattatgattatgatttgaggttgaagcccacgtccatgtctgtgtgtctctctgtacagtagaactctctgtctaacttattaatacaaagaaatcccattctgtaaggttgagtatcttacgccttgtttacactaagttgtccttctttggtgctcagacaaatacactccctgttcggtaatcggagagtgaatcacagatgagaaatggaaaaagtagatcaaaggataaagatgaagttttgacttaaaaccactccagcgtgttaaaattcacttataccacttcagcgctgttatttcagccaaagtgaaaatatgaactaatcccagtaaaaatattcactttttcttttctaattaatatctattggtgcagatgtttgtttacattgagacagtagcgcattagtagattattttacagtagattattaaatcccacacaaaactgttcataacatcacttttactccacatttagattcactgatggtgcagaataaacttcaggcagagatctaaggactgcaaaGGTTAACTAAATGCTGTccagacagaatttaatgatcAGTATCAGATAAGATGAAGTGATTAAATCACTGCGGAagagttttgtgtgatgctgagacaaaatctggctggacagacatacagagttttctgagactggtttctggtcctccagtgtatgaaatgTCATTGAAGgagtgagttctgacccaatgtacagaccaaacctttttttatttatatagatttattattaGTACAAACAAATTATTAATAGCTGTTCATTTGCTAATCATTATCTTTCCTTTAAACTTGAACTATGGCTGCATgatttgattaataaaaaaaaaaaaaaacatattgtgaTTTTTGAGTCATTCTGCGGTTGTGGTTTAACCTGCGATAAGAACCTGTTGAGATGTGAGTCTGCGGTTACTTCCCCATTCAATATTATCACTAAACCCCAGGACCGATTCGATTAATACtgcgattctataagtattatgattttataaatatcctgactCAATATTACTTATCACATGTTCTCCCTGATTTTGTTGCgactttaaacctttaaaaaaggtttatgagtaattaaatgtagcccgttCTTTATAGAATTAGTTTTCTCAATTAACGCCCAAGggcagcatatacagtatacaacacAATACAATTTAAAGTTGGATGTTAAGCTCCTATATAATTCAGaaataacttcaaatacaagagtttaacattcaaTTTCAAATTAAgtgaaacaaaaagctacaTTATACTGAGCAGTGTGTATCTCTGTTAtccgccataattattatttatgaacaaACTTTGCGCTTCCCGTGTTGTGtctaactgaaaaaaaaatcccagtctATTCCTGAGGTTGTGTAACACAGGCTCGGATTCATCATCATGTTTGTACTGAGATGTCTTGTATATTTCCTCGTCTTCAGCCTCCAAAGGTGTTCAAGGTGTGGAAGAGCAACGCCGTGCCCCCTCCCCAGAGTTACGAGGTGAAGGAGAAGAAGGGTCCGCCTCCCGGCATGGACATGGCCATAAAGTGGTCCAGCGTGTACGAGGACAACGGGGACGACGCTCCACACCGACAATCAGATCAGGCTCGCTTCCTACCTGACAACGAGCTCGCTCAATCTGGTAATcaataatatataaacataccatGCACACTAATCATCAGTCTATGgcttattatttattcaagAGTTTCGGTAGCTTGACTTACAGAATCGTTTACATCTTTcctagatgatgatgatgatgaggatgataaCAGTGGCGAGGATAAGGGAGAGAAGAAGTCCCTGTCGTCTAAGAAGCGGCGAGTGGAGACGTTCCAGCAGAAGGAAAAGAGGAAGCGAGACCTGGGACAAGCCACGTCCGATAAGAACTTTGTGGAGGAGGAAAAGAGGATCTTGCGGCAGTGTGCTGAGTGAAGGACGTGGCGTGATGATGCTCAGAGACGAATTGGAGGAAAGACTGCTCGCTCTGAGAGAGCCGAGATCTCACCGAGGGGTTTTATGGGTGTTTTATGTTGTCTCGTGCTATTTAGGTTCATGTGCCTGTAGTCAGTGTATCAGATAAGATGTAGTGATTAAATCACTAATCCTCTTCTGTTCTTTGTAAAgttctgttatagaaaaatagtaATACTGCAATGAACTGAGTTACTTTAACCAACCAGAGGGTGATCAATTTTCTCTTACAGTATAAAACAAATTGGATTATTTCTCTTTTaccatagcatttttttttaatatgttgttTATTATGAATGATTTCAGTCATTTTGTTAAAGATTAAGTTGAATCAGATTGAGCGTCTGTGTTGTTTCTCAGCTCTCAGTTTTATCTGTAGATCAAATatgaattaaacatttacagtaagaaCAACAGGAAAATTTAAGACTCATTGCTCCATTAAGATATTTCTGTTAGCTGTCATTAGGCCACCAGATGGCGCCCTTAACAAAGATTACTGTTAAACAGTTAGAGACTGTAGACTTAAACATGTTGCAGTTGATGAACATCATGAACATGCATGACGTGGTGATATCAGGCTCAGTTAATGTCTCTGAACTGGTCTTTTTTTCTGAGAcagaataattatttaactCTAATCTTTAATAGGTGCACAAGTTTTCGTTTGTAACACAGGATCAAAATATACCTACTAAcctaaaatgtggtttaaagTTCCTTACGATGTTCTGCTTTAGCAGACACACTTGGTCGCCAACAACAGTTCAGAGTTCTGGTTGGATGATATTTATCATATTGATGGCGTTTAGTTAAATGAGTTGGCTTTCCGACTTTTCAGCATGGTCCACGTGTTTTCAACAGGGTTGAGTCtctaaaagttaaaagttttctACTTCGTCCATCCCATGACCGGATTTATTCTGTCAACCAGGTTTCAGCCATACAACTGATAATTTGAGGTTCTTCTCTTTCTTCATGATCACATCCACTTTGTGCAGTTCCACCAGCATCAGAACATCACCAGATGTTACCAACTCCATGCTTAACAGCTGCTGCCATGTTCAGTTTGATGTCTCCTCCAAAGAGCTTTCCTCCAGAAGGCTTTTTCTGTGTCCATGTGCTTAGCTGAAATTTTTATTGTAGAGTGAAGGTGTTGTTTTTGCTGCAGGGCTTCttgcttttcattcatgttgATGTAAAACTACAGTTTGACTGTAGACAGCGACGTGGTGTCCAGCAGCTTCGTGGTTGGTCTGTTTGTTGGTGGTTTCTGGGTTGTTCCTAACTATgagaattaatttattttctgctAAGAGGGGGGACAGTTGGGGTCTTCTTCCAGACCTTTAAAACAAAGTGGCTCCACTAGTTTTACAATTAcaatgccttgcaaaagtattcataccccttaaacctttccacattttgcgactttacaaccacaaacgtaaatgtattttatttggattttgtgtgatggaccaacacaaagtggcgcttaattgtgaagtggaaggaacatgataaatgtttttttttttgtattttttacaaataaaaatctaaattgtgtagcgtgcatttgtattcagccccctttactTTGACCACCAGGACAGTCATGTTCATGATGAGCATGTATAATCTTCTGAACAGtagttttgagaaaaaaaaaaatcttacctgCACACTTTAGTGTTTCACAAAAGTTACAGTGACTTTGTACAGATAAAGTGCGCATTATGCATGGTATATGCAATTACAAGAAAACAATGTCAGGATGGTAACAGGAACTCCATCACACCAACCCACCGCTGATGAGTTTACTTTCGACAGCGTGGCACAGAGTGATTAATTCCTTGCATGTCATAACGCTGGTGATGGTCAGGCTCTGCTGGgtggaaagtgtttttttttttaaacatcttttttaaaatacttagaGTGCTTGTGTAACAGAGACTGATGGATGGGGGACGACAGAAAAGCATTTTCTTTATATCTGCATTCCATGACTGACAGCTCTGAAATATGTCTCGCCCTGCAGCTGCTCATATCAGGCGGCTAATGGAGCAGAGACGCAGCTCCTTTTCTCTGGTTGTgcgacagaaagagagagaaaggggagaAAAAACGTTCTCTCCATTTGTCTTCTGAAAGCGTTGCATGATCTGAGGAATTCCTGCGATATCTTTCATCAGTCTCGGAGGTGAAATTCTGATAAATATGCGTGTGATAAGACTCCTGGCCGCAGGTATGTGCCCGGCCTTGTCCCAGAAACGCAGACGCTCGGAGAGGAAGGGTTTACCGATCCCTGCCCTGGGTCCTGCTCAGAACAAAGTgttcttcttcatcatcatcatcgtcatcatcatcatcatcatcgattCCTACCTGTACCTTTCTGTAAATTTGGACTGTACATGACGGATCCGGGAACTCTGTGTGTCTTCAGAGCCATTAAATGAAAAGCCATCTGGCACTAGAGCACATAATGAGTACATGCTGTTCagtcataaatgttaaattaaataaaaaaaatcatagataTGCTCCGGTAACAGCTTTACTGGGAATGCAGGAGCACTTTCCAGGTTTTAAAACTtcctgtttttgctttttttttttaaaagcatccaTGAATGAACAATGCAGGACCGCAAAAATGTGTCGACTGAGTACGATTTGTTCTCCTGAGCGCTGCTGTTTGCCCCGATGTAAACGTCAGTGGGAATTATGGGATATTTAAAAGAATTCAGACACCATAGGGCCGAGCTCGCATAATTATAACACAAGAACAATaagcccgtgtgtgtgtgtgtggatacacacatatatatatatatgaccttAACTTTAATGCATATTCATCCCTCGCTTCGGGCCCGAGTTCCACATTTTTggcaataatatataatttcattAGACTCATCCtctcatgacacacacacacacacacacacgtcattaCGCTCAGACTAAAACTAAAACGTAGATAGCAACAAAGAAAAGAATGGGAGGATTTAAGAAATGAAATGGAAAGGAAGCAGGGaaagaaaaagttacttttaaCTTTCGGCTGATTTAAAAGGCAAGAGGTCTCAGCCGCAGCACTGCACTCT is from Clarias gariepinus isolate MV-2021 ecotype Netherlands chromosome 22, CGAR_prim_01v2, whole genome shotgun sequence and encodes:
- the c22h1orf52 gene encoding UPF0690 protein C1orf52 homolog translates to MSDEEKSEGRNFFMTYSDSSESSSSSSESEDGGQRPPRKKKKELDAGTAGASGGEQRAGSGGAPLPRPDELFRSVSRPAFLYNPLNKQIDWESRIVKAPEEPPKVFKVWKSNAVPPPQSYEVKEKKGPPPGMDMAIKWSSVYEDNGDDAPHRQSDQARFLPDNELAQSDDDDDEDDNSGEDKGEKKSLSSKKRRVETFQQKEKRKRDLGQATSDKNFVEEEKRILRQCAE